One stretch of Procambarus clarkii isolate CNS0578487 chromosome 35, FALCON_Pclarkii_2.0, whole genome shotgun sequence DNA includes these proteins:
- the LOC138371286 gene encoding uncharacterized protein, producing MPAKPYEGPARGISKKLRSLVQEQKSSISSLIISCEEVLFQLGEYRGQLGDWKTHHLQLQDRLYALVEQNKSAMQLLELEDTSVIDMTTQGEEGKTQLQAMLGNLDIVNTLQEVDTTIGTADECSMKIEDWLQKCQELFPNVKTIHTSVKVQETIREALEMMTTETGATADPVHLGDSASTINVCVGNDRCRRPSGRPWG from the exons ATGCCAGCAAAACCTTATGAAGGTCCCGCCAGAGGCATCAGTAAGAAGTTACGTtccctggtgcaggagcagaagagcagcatcagcagcctcattattagctgtgaagaggtactgttccagctgggggagtaccgggggcagctgggggactggaagactcaccacctccagctccaggacagactctatgctctggtagagcagaacaagtcagcaatgcagctcttggaactggaggataccagtgtgatagatatgacaacacaaggagaggaagggaagactcagctgcaggccatgttggggaacCTCGACATAGTCAACACCCTACAGGAGGTTGACACAACCATAGGCACAGCTGATGAGTGCAGCATGAAGATTGAAGATTggctccagaagtgccaggaactttTCCCAAATGTCAAGACtatccacacctcagtgaag gtgcaggagaccatcagggaggccctggagatgatgaccacagagacaggtgccacagctgaccccgtacacctgggagactcagcctctaccattaatgtttgtgttggtaatgacaggtgcaggagaccatcagggaggccctggggatga